The Coccidioides posadasii str. Silveira chromosome 2, complete sequence genomic interval TCAGTATTCCCCATCTTTTGTTGTTTTTTTTCAAGGGATAAAATGTCTGCGCAATCCAGCCTTATTCTGCTTTCTTAGACAAATTCAACACCGCCAAATAATTTTCATGGAAGGTGTGAACAGCTTCAGCAGCAACTGATTCCTCTAAATGCTTTCATCACCACCATGGTGACAGCCCCGAATCAAAATGGTATGCAAGAAGAAATTTGACTGGAGAGGCATgcaatcttcttcaaaggtcCCATGGACCATAGAgattggggggggggggcaAAATTAGAGGGAAGAATTTCACATCAATTTCCTGGAGTACCACCAGGTGCTATTGCCAGCTTGGAAGTGGGAAGTTACATGTATGATAAACATCAACAGTGTGAGACAAAACGGGGGAATCTGGAACAATCGAAAGCAAAAATATAGAAAAGGTCCTCCCGTGAACCAAATACAATCTTAATGAAACCTAGATCCCAAACATGCATATGTACTTGATCAAACAGACAGGCTTATGAAGGTGGAGAAGAGGGATCTCACAAATTAGAAGTATGACAAGCAGACGCCAATTTTCATCTGTAAGGAACGGGGGGAAATGATACAAGGGCGAGCATCTGATGAATCTACTTCAACTTTTCCTTCAACTTAGAGAAGAGCCCGCTAAGAcgattctttttctttttcggtGTCTGTCCTGGCTGCGTCGCTGGTGGCTGCTCGGCTTGGGTCCCGGTGGGTTGGCTCTGAGCTTGCTGCGACCCCGGCGCAGTGGTCTCTGGGGCTGTCGTCTTCGTCGGGCCAGGTGCTGTGGTTTGCTGTTGAGGCGGTGCAGCTGTGGAGCCCTCAGCACGCTCTTTGGTCTTTGGCGACACATCTCCAGCTTCACCCTTCGCAAGGGGTGCTGTGCTAGCTGGAGCCTTTGCGGACGATCCTGCAGCTATTACAGGCGCAGGTTCACCGGTTGACTCGTCTCGCTTAACGTCTCGAAGCAACTCTTGCTCGACCTCCTTCTTTTCCATAACCGCTTCTTCATTGCATGCAGCTTCGGGGTCTTTGTGGGCATCGCTGAGGGATCTTCTCACAACTTCTGGCACATCTGGAGCTGGTTGGTGGGGATCCTTGGTTCCAGATGCTTTGGACTTTTCCAGAGGAACATTGGCGGCTAAAGCAGCAGTAGTCGAGGTCGGGGCCGCAGATTGAATGAAGGCAGAACCACCGGATGTCGGCGGGTTGACCTTGACAGGCTGAGAACCAACGAAGCCTCGAGAGGTCGCCATGGCCGCCATGGTGGGATCGCTGGCATCCCCTTCATATCCAGCTTTATCTGTCTTGATGCCAGAATTCACTGTATTGTCAGTTAAACTCGATGGATGTGGCACTTTCTGGCCCGGTGGCAAGTGAATCGGGTTGCCGATGCCGTCTGTGGCTGGAAGAGGGCTGATGAACGCCTGATCATCCCCTGCCGGTGACTGTACATCGGGCGTTTCTGGAAATCCACCGGGAGCACTTCCTTTGGGTTCTAATGGAACGTCCTTGGCGAGATGTACAGTTGTAGACTCTGGGGCAAGTGACGACATAGTGAACGGCATTGGGCCAGCCTCTTCGGACTGGGATACTCTCCGCGCCGCAGATTTGTGGGTTTCGGAAAATTCCTGCGAcatctcttcaaaaacacCTCCGGCTGTATCCTCCGGTGTCACCGCAGACATTGTGGCGGCTTTCTCGGTTGGCGCGACGGCACTCGTCGATGTGGTGGTGGTAGGACGGAAAGGGTTGATGTGATCAGGGAGCAGGACGCTGTTTATGTTGTGATTCCCGTCGTCTTCTTGGGGAGCGGTGGGATCTACTGTCCAGCGACCGTCGACGACGAACTGCGGTTGCACGAGAGATTGATAAGTAAAATCAActttgcaaaaaaaaaaaaaaaaaaaaaatatctgATGCAGCACCGGAAGCCAAAGCAGGTGGgggattaaaaaaaaaaaaaagatataaAAGGGAGGGGTAGGAACGAGGTCAAAGGAGCTCGGAGTGCGGACTCCTTCCCTTCCAACAATTGCGTTCTTGCTTATTTGGGTGGGCCTGGGACGTTTTAAAGCAAGAGCGCCGATGCGGAAGGCAGGATTGGCTCCCACATCAGAGTATGACGTCAGGGACTGATGGGCGCACCAAGCTTGGAAGGTACCGGGCCCCAACTGCATACTGTAGAGAGACGCGCGCGCGGGCAAAACACGCTTTAGTGTGGGGTAGTTCGTTACTTAGTTAGCTGCTGGGTACCCTGCGTAGTTCTGATCACAATCCAGGCCAGCGAAACCGCTGTTTCTCCAGGCACGACGAGCGGCCACGAGGGAAGGCCGAAGAACGCTATCCGGCTTCCACgcacatacacacacacagagacACGCGCGCAGAGCCGAGGGAGATGCGCGCTGCAACCTGGATTGTTGTCGGTAACGAAGGGTGCAACGTCGAGCCCCAAGGCAGCTGCATTTCTCCTCCTGCGCCTCCATATGCTGCGTTTTCGACCCGATGTCTCGCTAGCCAAAACTCTAAGGCACCATCATATGACTCTTTGCAGGTTCCAGCTCCTTTCCGGGAGGAGGGGAACGGCGGGTGAGGACAGACGAGGAGAGAGCGGGGAAGGGAAGACGGAGGCAAGGAGAGAACAGGACAAAGAAGCGAACGGCTTGCCGGCCAGTCATACCTTGTAGAGCACTTTTTCGTTGCTCTCTGGGAGCTCGACTGCTTTTCTGAAGTGGCCATCTGCCGACTTATCCAGCTTAACACTCCGGCTCCAATTATCAAATGTTCCGGTGACATACACCTCGTTCGCCGGGCGCAACCTACATTGCCGGGATCGAAGAATAGGTCAGTTTCCCTTTGCAAAGGACGCCGTACGCTTTAATTCATGCAGACAGCTTGCATAACTGGCTCAGAGGGAATACAGCCATTGTGCTACCAAAGAGGCGTGCAGGGGGTCCAGATCGAGAATCCAGCACCACAGGTATCCTGTAAAATTTCTGGGCCATCATAACTGTCTTCTGCTCTTCACTCCGTTCTCAAATAACCATTATTTGCCGGTCTCAGCCTCTTTGACGTACCACTGAAACGTGTACACTCCCATGTTCAATCTTGCTCTGAACGGTACCATTCCCCGGTCGCCTTTACTTCCTCGAAACACCCTAGCTCGAGAATAGATATCACGAACGGGCGACCTGCTGGCGCGTGCGAAAGTTGGTCGGAGAATCGTGCCGTTCCAGTATATGTCAAGTAAGTGACAGGGCGACCAAGGTGTGCGCTTCGACTCCTGGAGCCCGAGAAAGCTTGTATTTGGGAAGGCTGGCACAAAGAGGGGGCGCAACAGGCTATGTCCGTGGACGTATTCCCGTCACCGATTGAGGGCGTCTGGTTGGTGCTCGGGGATAGTACACCGCAAGGGGGGTAGAGAATATGGACGGTAGGGCCTTGACCGCTGCGGTAATGATGGTAGGAAAGGGCGATGTCGCACAGCTGcgtgcttttcttttcttttcttttcttttcttttcttttcttttcttttctttctttctttctttattttctttattttctttcttttctggagTTGGTTGGGATTTCAAGCAATGGTCCACCTGAGTCTTGCCACAGTTTTGCTTCCGTCCAACGGGATCACAAATAGCTCCGGACGGTTGCTTGGGGCAAATATATTTAACCTCAGGTTGGTGTTCACATCACTCAGATGACGATTTCTGATCACAAAATGGCCACCTTTGCCATTGTTTGGGATCTGTCGGAAAGGTGGTCGACCACTCACAAAGCTCACAGCTACCCCATGGAACGGATGCAGTTTGGGCAACCAGCGTTGCTTCTTGGATCTTCGGACAGCTCGCAAGCTTCCCTTCATTCGCCTTCAAACATCAATTAAATCACATTTAGTACTCCGTTTGTACACTACACACATACCATACATAAGGATCTCAGTTTCGTAGCTGTACCAAATGCGCTTGCTCACCGAATGCGGAGTAGAATTCTCCGTTGCTCATTCAAGACACCCTGAACGGAGAGATAACTACTCTGCATGGAGTAGATGACTAGCCAACTAACTCTTAGTTAACCTCATTGACCGAGTTTAGTTCCTTCAAGCCTAAATCGTTACATCTTAAGCATGCCGACTTGGCTTGGCcgccccaaaaaaaaaaaaaataaaaaataaaaataaaaataagaaaaaagaagaaaaaatttTATAGATGACTGGGGGGATGAAACGGTGCGCATCATTAGCTCGCCCACCCGTCGGCAGCCAAAATGTGGATTTCGACTAAAGCAATCCATGACGTTTTCTAGAAAACAACTGGAATAGTTCTGGAGCTCCCAACGGAAGCTTCCACGCAGCACCCGCAACAGCTCAGAGCAGTTGGGCACTCCGCCACTCACCCATCATAACCAACCACGCTCCCTTGCGAGTGCAATAGAAAACGAGTTCTGTCCCCGGGTTCTCCTGATGACGGGTGCCTGGCAGCTGACCCTCGCCGATATGGCGCCAGGTTGGCCCGCAGCTTGGAGGAAAAATGGAGGGTGTTGGGGTGCAGCCCGTCCCCATTGCATAAGTGACAACTGTCCTCCGGCAACATGGACACAATCTTCCCGCCCACGGGTTGAATAGTTAAGCCTTACAGAAATGCAGGCAACAAGGATCAGAGTGCATCATTTGAGCACCTTGACCGCTACAGATCGCCCAAGTCTCGAAGTGATCTTGCAGAGTAGGCTTTCTTGTACCCCAAAGGAATATAAATCGTATGAATGACCCGTAAGGCAGCAAGTCACGAGAGTTGGTTTAGATGAAGTGCTCCTACATATAGCCCGGCGGTCAGGGAAAACCAGCTTTGGGGGAGTGAGCGTGTCCGTATTGCGGATGCGCGTGAAGCAAACATAAGCTTCTCCCGCTAAATTCAGCCCATACATCATCACCTCCAAGGCCCCTCCTCGCCCTCGtcttttcccccctcccgCCCCAAAcaccttttctctctctcatgACCATGCTGTGAGCTCTCGGCCTCAATTCGACCCAATTGCCCTCATAACCTACACATAGCAATTTATGCTTTAATTGTCAGTTCGCTCAGCCTCCCGGTATTCGGACCTCGTTCCGTTTGAGACTGGTTACAGATCATCCTCCCGGGTCACACATTGTTTTCTAGAACGCTTCCAAGGAAACCAGGACCCCTTGTTTCTCTCCCACGCCCTCTCTTTATCCAATAATTAATTCAAAAAGGGCGACGAAACCACCATAATCTATCCTTCTTCAAGCCTCGATCCCACAGAAGATTCAACTTTTCCATCATTGCAGGCGACTCTCGACGGAAGGAGGATCCCCGCAACTGTATGCCATCACTTCGGTGAGCCTCGCCTCTCTTCTTCGAAAAACCTCCCATCGCCCAAAATATCCACTGACCTCCCGCCCACCCCCCTCCTCCTAGTCAGCCTGGAATCCCGTTCACGGACTCTCTGTATCTCGTCTCGGCTACTCCCCACGTTGCTGCGTTTAAAAAATAGTACTCGACTGCACTGCCGCCAAGTCGTACCAAGCACTTCACCCCTCCTCGCGAAGGCAGCGGCGTCCTGACGCCTTAAAGAACAGATACCATATACCGTGATGTCTGAGTCCAATGCCTTTCCCGGAAGCCATGCAGGCCATGGCGAAAGACACGCGGGTGGCGGAGCGGCACCCTTCAACAGAATAGTAGAAGAGGATGAGAATGTGACTTCTCCAACGACGTCGACGTTCCACAGAGCCGACGTTTCCCGACAGAGAGCCCACATACACCATGTCCTCAGTCCATTCCAAAGTGGTGATGGAGTGGGCACGTTTGGGGAATTCGGGGCATTTGGCCCCAACCCGTTTGGGGGGAGAGGCGAACAGGAACATGGTACTTTCCGACCGGCAGCGGGCCCGAGCGACTCCGGATTTCCCAACCACTACGCCCTGGGCCGTCGCACCTCGGTGTCGGCAGAATCGTTGAACCCTACCAGCTCCGATTCGGATTCCTGGACACCGCCGTATCACCCTAAGCCTCCGGAACAACTTGATCGGCTGAAGACAGCGGTTGCTGGGaactttctcttctctcatCTTGAGGAGGACCAGTTCAAGACCGTTCTGAATGCTCTCGTGGAGAAACCTGTTCCGGCTAAGGATATCAAGGTCATCACCCAAGGTGATGCTGGAGATTACTTCTATATTGTTGAGCAAGGGCACTTCGATGTCTTCATCCATCCGTCGGGATCGGCCCAACCCGGGCACAACGGCATGGGAAGCAAGGTTAATGAGATCGGGCCAGGAGGATCCTTCGGCGAACTCGCTCTTATGTACAATGCTCCTCGGGCGGCCACGGTCGTGTCGACCGAGCCATCGACCGTCTGGGCGCTTGACCGTGTCACGTTTCGAAGAATCCTGATGGACTCCGCCTTTAAACGGCGACGTATGTATGAATCGTTCTTGGAGGAGGTTCCGCTACTGTCGTCTTTAAAACCTTATGAGCGCTCGAAGATCGCTGATGCTCTGGACACGATTAAGCACCCTGCTGGGCATACGATTATTGAGGAAGGTGATCCTGGCGATGCGTTTTATCTCCTTGAATCCGGTGAAGCTGCTGCTTATAAACGTGGCATTGACGGCGCGGTTAAGCACTACAGACGAGGTGACTACTTCGGCGAGCTAGCCTTACTCGATGACAAACCGAGACAGGCGAGTGTGATTGCAAAAACGGATGTGAAAGTTGCACAACTGGGGAGAGATGGCTTCAAGAGACTACTGGGCCC includes:
- a CDS encoding uncharacterized protein (EggNog:ENOG410PGW3~COG:T~BUSCO:9082at33183), encoding MSESNAFPGSHAGHGERHAGGGAAPFNRIVEEDENVTSPTTSTFHRADVSRQRAHIHHVLSPFQSGDGVGTFGEFGAFGPNPFGGRGEQEHGTFRPAAGPSDSGFPNHYALGRRTSVSAESLNPTSSDSDSWTPPYHPKPPEQLDRLKTAVAGNFLFSHLEEDQFKTVLNALVEKPVPAKDIKVITQGDAGDYFYIVEQGHFDVFIHPSGSAQPGHNGMGSKVNEIGPGGSFGELALMYNAPRAATVVSTEPSTVWALDRVTFRRILMDSAFKRRRMYESFLEEVPLLSSLKPYERSKIADALDTIKHPAGHTIIEEGDPGDAFYLLESGEAAAYKRGIDGAVKHYRRGDYFGELALLDDKPRQASVIAKTDVKVAQLGRDGFKRLLGPVEDIMRRTEYGVPESQPKPEASE
- a CDS encoding uncharacterized protein (EggNog:ENOG410PXEX), which produces MQLGPGTFQAWCAHQSLTSYSDVGANPAFRIGALALKRPRPTQISKNAIVGREGFVVDGRWTVDPTAPQEDDGNHNINSVLLPDHINPFRPTTTTSTSAVAPTEKAATMSAVTPEDTAGGVFEEMSQEFSETHKSAARRVSQSEEAGPMPFTMSSLAPESTTVHLAKDVPLEPKGSAPGGFPETPDVQSPAGDDQAFISPLPATDGIGNPIHLPPGQKVPHPSSLTDNTVNSGIKTDKAGYEGDASDPTMAAMATSRGFVGSQPVKVNPPTSGGSAFIQSAAPTSTTAALAANVPLEKSKASGTKDPHQPAPDVPEVVRRSLSDAHKDPEAACNEEAVMEKKEVEQELLRDVKRDESTGEPAPVIAAGSSAKAPASTAPLAKGEAGDVSPKTKERAEGSTAAPPQQQTTAPGPTKTTAPETTAPGSQQAQSQPTGTQAEQPPATQPGQTPKKKKNRLSGLFSKLKEKLK